From Aliarcobacter butzleri, the proteins below share one genomic window:
- the lptA gene encoding lipopolysaccharide transport periplasmic protein LptA encodes MKKYLIGTLFCSTLLFAQSETLIIDAQDFQADDKKGISIFTGNVKIKMGEDKLNAQRVDVFFETDKKTNNKTPLRYEATGKADFEIVTKDKHYVGNGDKIIYSPQKEEYTIIGNGFIHEQNDDRKIYGDTIYVNQLSGEAKVKGSENKPVKFIINVDRGNKETK; translated from the coding sequence GTGAAAAAATATCTAATAGGAACTCTGTTTTGTTCTACACTTTTATTTGCACAAAGTGAAACTTTAATAATTGATGCTCAAGATTTTCAAGCCGATGATAAAAAGGGAATTTCTATTTTTACTGGTAATGTAAAAATAAAAATGGGTGAAGATAAATTAAATGCACAAAGAGTTGATGTATTTTTTGAAACTGATAAAAAAACAAATAACAAAACACCATTAAGATACGAAGCAACGGGTAAAGCTGATTTTGAAATTGTTACAAAAGATAAACATTATGTTGGAAATGGTGATAAAATAATCTATTCTCCACAAAAAGAAGAGTATACAATTATTGGAAATGGATTTATTCATGAACAAAATGATGATAGAAAAATTTATGGAGATACAATTTATGTAAATCAATTAAGTGGTGAAGCTAAAGTAAAAGGTAGCGAAAATAAACCAGTTAAATTTATCATAAATGTTGACCGTGGTAATAAGGAAACAAAATAA
- a CDS encoding TatD family hydrolase, which translates to MIIDTHCHLDNKQYGEDIHSIILNAVNHGVKGFLIPGADFNDLPKAVELAEKYNEVYFAVGIHPYDIDMYDENIMEKYVNHPKCIAIGECGLDYYRLPEDEEEKLANIKKQKEVFISQIEFAKKYKKPLIIHIREASNDSRQILIDYNAKEVGGVLHCFNASEHLLLLAEHNFYFGIGGVLTFKNAKKLVEILPKIPKDKLLIETDAPYLTPHPHRGERNEPYYTIFVSSKMSELLNISDMEVQNLTTNNAKKLFKEFSSLS; encoded by the coding sequence ATAATTATAGATACTCATTGTCACTTAGACAACAAGCAATATGGTGAAGATATCCATAGTATTATTTTAAATGCTGTAAATCATGGCGTAAAGGGATTTTTAATCCCTGGTGCTGATTTTAATGATTTACCAAAAGCAGTAGAATTGGCTGAAAAATATAATGAAGTCTATTTTGCTGTTGGAATCCATCCTTATGATATAGATATGTATGATGAAAATATTATGGAAAAATATGTAAATCATCCAAAATGTATAGCTATTGGTGAATGTGGTTTGGATTATTATAGACTTCCTGAAGATGAAGAAGAAAAACTTGCAAATATTAAAAAACAAAAAGAGGTATTTATATCTCAAATAGAGTTTGCAAAAAAGTATAAAAAACCTTTAATAATACATATTAGAGAAGCTTCAAATGATTCAAGACAAATCTTAATTGATTATAATGCAAAAGAAGTTGGTGGAGTTTTACACTGTTTTAACGCTAGTGAACATTTATTGCTTTTAGCAGAACATAATTTTTATTTTGGAATAGGTGGAGTTTTAACATTTAAAAATGCAAAAAAATTGGTTGAGATTTTGCCAAAAATTCCAAAAGATAAATTATTGATAGAAACTGATGCTCCATATCTTACTCCTCATCCTCATAGAGGTGAAAGAAATGAACCTTATTATACAATTTTTGTATCTTCTAAAATGTCTGAATTATTAAATATAAGTGATATGGAAGTTCAAAATTTAACTACAAACAATGCAAAAAAATTATTTAAAGAGTTTTCTAGCCTTTCTTAG
- the hslU gene encoding ATP-dependent protease ATPase subunit HslU — translation MDMTPKQIVAYLDDYIIGQKDAKKTIALALRNRYRRMRVEPKLQEEIMPKNILMIGNTGVGKTEIARRLAKMMGLPFVKVEASKYTEVGFVGRDVESMIRDLVYEGINLVTREFEEKIKDKIDDEVNKKIIEKLVPPLPESASDSAKEAFIKTYNTMEKKLLEGILDDKKIEIELPKKAHVEIIDSSLPFDMSSMQESLNKMLGSLNKDKIKKEVTIKDAKILLRSVASESLLDQEAIKIEALKRCENGGIIFLDEIDKIASGKKNNGQDPSKEGVQRDLLPIVEGSSVQTKFGQIKTDHILFIAAGAFHVSKPSDLIPELQGRFPLRVELESLDEEALYKILTNTKNSLLRQYKALLEVEGVELEFDDEAIRAFAKYSVTANEKTEDIGARRLHTVIEKVIEDISFEADEKKGTKVVVTKELVSDKLDDIVDNVDTARYIL, via the coding sequence ATGGATATGACACCAAAGCAAATAGTTGCTTATTTAGATGATTATATCATTGGGCAAAAAGATGCAAAAAAAACAATAGCATTAGCTTTAAGAAATAGATATAGAAGAATGAGAGTTGAGCCAAAACTTCAAGAAGAAATAATGCCTAAAAATATTCTAATGATAGGAAATACTGGTGTTGGTAAAACTGAAATAGCAAGACGATTAGCTAAAATGATGGGATTACCTTTTGTAAAAGTAGAAGCGAGTAAATATACTGAAGTTGGATTTGTAGGTCGTGATGTTGAATCTATGATTAGAGATTTAGTATATGAAGGAATTAATCTAGTAACAAGAGAATTTGAAGAAAAAATCAAAGATAAAATTGATGATGAAGTAAATAAAAAAATTATAGAAAAACTTGTTCCACCACTTCCTGAAAGTGCAAGTGATAGTGCGAAAGAAGCTTTTATTAAAACATATAATACTATGGAAAAAAAGCTTTTAGAAGGTATTTTAGATGATAAAAAAATTGAGATAGAACTTCCTAAAAAAGCACATGTTGAAATAATTGATTCAAGTTTACCTTTTGATATGAGTTCTATGCAAGAGAGTTTAAATAAAATGCTTGGTAGTTTGAATAAAGATAAAATCAAAAAAGAAGTTACAATCAAAGACGCCAAAATTTTATTAAGAAGTGTTGCGAGTGAAAGTTTACTTGACCAAGAAGCAATAAAAATTGAAGCTTTAAAAAGATGTGAAAACGGTGGAATTATCTTTTTAGATGAAATTGATAAAATCGCTTCTGGTAAAAAAAATAATGGACAAGATCCATCAAAAGAGGGTGTTCAAAGAGATTTACTTCCAATAGTTGAAGGAAGTAGCGTTCAAACAAAATTTGGACAAATCAAAACTGACCATATTTTATTTATAGCTGCTGGTGCATTTCATGTATCAAAACCAAGTGATTTAATTCCTGAACTTCAAGGAAGATTTCCTTTAAGAGTTGAGTTAGAATCTCTTGATGAAGAAGCATTATACAAGATTTTAACAAATACAAAAAATTCACTTCTTAGACAGTATAAAGCACTTTTAGAAGTTGAAGGTGTTGAGTTAGAGTTTGATGATGAAGCAATAAGAGCTTTTGCTAAATATTCAGTTACAGCAAATGAAAAAACTGAAGATATAGGAGCAAGAAGACTTCATACAGTTATAGAAAAAGTTATTGAAGATATCTCTTTTGAAGCTGATGAAAAAAAAGGTACAAAAGTTGTTGTTACTAAAGAACTTGTATCTGATAAATTAGATGATATTGTTGATAATGTAGATACTGCAAGATATATATTGTAA
- a CDS encoding lytic transglycosylase domain-containing protein, with protein sequence MKKLLFILLLLINNLFAETPTELDLQVLKDLGIDSSFLNEPSLQRAYKEYSQSKNIAHYDGLFKKSALNSKIVKDEIEKEKIPFSAIFIPLIESSFVNQINKKGPSGLWQFMPQTAKNLKLRNDDFVDERLDLIKSTDAASTYLRKYYKKFDRWYLAILAYNAGEGRIIDGIARASLDKYLEEHPTMTDDKVIRIYKIYLEDYKKNKKGMDNLYNIYRWIGEKENYFDLSYLLRNNGKKDYLPKTTVEYLHKVVALSMIANRDLFKNLDRKSKYNLEKVKVDKSLRLKDISDAIGMNYAEFKEINKHFKKDVLPKNAKLYNLYVPHTKLDLYNSVINNLKEVSTVEVQKQPAQKVKNEPVKKAVENKKATSNKIEHIVKEGDTLESISKKYKTSVAKLKKDNKKKSNFLKIGEKIEIYK encoded by the coding sequence TTGAAGAAGCTACTTTTTATATTACTCCTTTTAATCAATAATCTTTTTGCTGAAACTCCTACAGAATTAGATTTACAAGTGCTAAAAGATTTAGGCATTGATAGTTCATTTTTAAACGAACCATCTTTACAAAGAGCTTATAAAGAGTATTCCCAAAGCAAAAATATTGCACATTACGATGGCTTATTCAAAAAATCTGCTTTAAATAGTAAAATAGTTAAAGATGAAATTGAAAAAGAAAAAATCCCTTTTTCAGCAATTTTTATTCCTTTGATTGAATCAAGTTTCGTAAATCAAATAAATAAAAAAGGACCTTCTGGACTTTGGCAATTTATGCCTCAAACAGCAAAAAATCTTAAACTAAGAAATGATGATTTTGTAGATGAGAGATTGGATTTAATAAAATCAACAGATGCTGCAAGTACGTATTTAAGAAAATATTATAAAAAATTTGATAGATGGTATCTAGCAATTTTGGCTTATAATGCAGGAGAAGGAAGAATAATAGATGGTATTGCAAGAGCATCTTTAGATAAATATTTAGAAGAACATCCTACAATGACAGATGATAAGGTTATAAGAATTTATAAAATTTATTTAGAAGATTACAAAAAAAATAAAAAAGGAATGGATAATTTATACAATATTTATCGTTGGATAGGTGAAAAAGAGAACTATTTTGATTTATCTTATTTATTAAGAAATAATGGAAAGAAAGATTATTTACCAAAAACAACTGTTGAATACTTACATAAAGTTGTAGCTTTATCTATGATTGCAAATAGGGATTTATTTAAAAATTTAGATAGAAAAAGTAAATATAATTTAGAAAAAGTAAAAGTAGATAAGAGTTTAAGATTAAAAGATATTTCTGATGCAATTGGTATGAATTATGCTGAATTTAAAGAGATAAATAAGCACTTTAAAAAAGATGTTTTACCTAAAAATGCAAAATTATATAATCTTTATGTACCTCATACAAAATTAGATTTGTATAATTCTGTAATAAATAATTTAAAAGAAGTAAGTACAGTAGAAGTTCAAAAACAACCGGCACAAAAAGTAAAAAATGAACCTGTAAAAAAAGCAGTTGAAAATAAAAAAGCAACTTCAAATAAAATAGAACATATTGTCAAAGAAGGTGATACTTTAGAATCTATATCAAAAAAATATAAAACTAGTGTTGCAAAATTAAAAAAAGACAATAAGAAAAAATCAAATTTTCTAAAAATAGGAGAAAAAATTGAAATTTATAAATAA
- a CDS encoding septal ring lytic transglycosylase RlpA family protein has protein sequence MKFINNFKSILFFVLFSIFLFTGCSSKSSNYDYSSFYKDTHNANINNSLAMHRATMRPYTVFGIKYYPEIAKVGERFNGIASWYGPDFHAKKTSNGEIYNMYAMTAAHKTLPMNTVVRVDNLDNGRSTIVRINDRGPFVSGRIIDLSNKAAHEIDMVRKGTAKVQITVLGYNGEINNNEAPDVLTEKSPINSSTAFSGGTESLDLKDDIITTTEVSNNIGKAVNTGVSSKVPTTVKNTQKANVKGNFSVQVGAFSLVSGAQQTQSTYQKKFPSKKVEYVENGGIYRVFIRGFSSYDEAQNFKNSNNLTNAMVVQ, from the coding sequence TTGAAATTTATAAATAATTTCAAAAGTATTCTATTTTTCGTACTTTTTAGTATATTCTTATTTACGGGATGTTCTTCAAAAAGTAGCAATTATGATTATTCAAGTTTTTATAAAGATACTCATAATGCAAATATAAATAACTCACTTGCTATGCATAGAGCAACAATGAGACCATATACAGTTTTTGGTATAAAATACTATCCTGAAATTGCAAAAGTTGGTGAAAGATTTAATGGTATTGCTTCTTGGTATGGACCTGATTTTCATGCAAAAAAAACATCAAATGGTGAAATTTATAATATGTATGCCATGACAGCCGCTCACAAAACTTTACCTATGAATACAGTTGTAAGAGTTGATAATTTAGATAATGGAAGATCAACAATAGTTAGAATAAATGATAGAGGTCCTTTTGTTAGTGGAAGAATCATCGATTTATCTAATAAAGCTGCACATGAAATTGATATGGTACGAAAAGGTACAGCAAAAGTTCAAATAACAGTTCTTGGATATAATGGTGAAATTAATAATAATGAAGCACCAGATGTTTTAACAGAAAAGTCACCAATAAATTCTTCAACAGCGTTTAGTGGGGGAACAGAATCTTTAGACTTAAAAGATGATATTATTACAACAACAGAAGTATCAAATAATATTGGAAAAGCAGTTAACACTGGTGTATCTAGTAAAGTTCCAACAACTGTAAAAAATACACAAAAGGCAAATGTAAAAGGTAATTTTAGTGTTCAAGTTGGAGCATTTAGTTTAGTTTCAGGAGCTCAACAAACACAAAGTACTTATCAAAAGAAATTTCCTTCTAAAAAAGTTGAATATGTAGAAAATGGTGGTATATATAGAGTTTTCATAAGAGGGTTTAGCTCTTATGATGAAGCACAAAATTTTAAAAATAGTAATAATTTAACAAATGCAATGGTTGTTCAATAG
- a CDS encoding N-acetyltransferase, whose translation MEIRFYKPTVADIKAMQELVKEEVEKGKILLRTEDEMATTIRSYTIVEVDGQMAGFTATHIHSPRLAEVRSLVVGEKFRGLKLGKKLVEACINEAKEYGIKQVLSLTYEKGFFESCGFREIAKEDIPEQKIWADCIRCKLFPICNEIAMVIDI comes from the coding sequence TTGGAAATTAGATTTTATAAACCAACAGTTGCTGATATTAAAGCTATGCAAGAGTTAGTAAAAGAAGAAGTAGAAAAAGGAAAAATTCTTTTAAGAACTGAAGATGAGATGGCTACAACAATTCGTTCTTATACTATTGTTGAAGTTGATGGACAAATGGCTGGATTTACAGCAACTCATATTCATTCTCCAAGACTTGCAGAAGTAAGAAGTTTAGTTGTAGGTGAAAAATTTCGTGGTTTGAAATTGGGTAAAAAGCTTGTAGAGGCCTGTATTAACGAAGCAAAAGAGTATGGAATAAAACAAGTTTTATCTTTAACTTATGAAAAAGGTTTTTTTGAAAGTTGTGGTTTTAGAGAAATTGCAAAAGAAGATATTCCTGAACAAAAGATTTGGGCTGACTGTATTCGATGTAAACTTTTCCCTATTTGTAACGAAATAGCAATGGTAATAGATATTTAA
- a CDS encoding RNA polymerase sigma factor, producing MLLQYYKEISHYIFKLTGDKALAKDLTQETYIKVLEITKTNSDIEIQKAYLYKTAQNLVIDKIRKDKLLLQTPFEENEHFFETNDYAEDLIFDEIRKKKLRESIKSLPPQQKKAFVFYYYKGYTRKEIAQILDISTNAVEKNISRAILKIKDEMKKDY from the coding sequence TTGCTTCTTCAATATTATAAAGAGATAAGTCATTATATTTTTAAACTAACAGGTGATAAAGCTTTAGCAAAAGATTTAACACAAGAAACTTACATTAAAGTTTTAGAAATAACTAAAACAAACTCTGATATTGAAATACAAAAAGCATATTTATATAAAACTGCTCAAAACTTAGTAATAGACAAAATAAGAAAAGATAAACTTTTATTACAAACTCCTTTTGAAGAAAATGAACACTTTTTTGAAACAAATGATTATGCAGAAGATTTAATATTTGATGAAATTAGAAAGAAAAAACTAAGAGAATCAATAAAATCTCTTCCTCCTCAGCAAAAAAAAGCTTTTGTTTTTTATTATTACAAAGGTTATACAAGAAAAGAAATTGCTCAAATTTTAGATATAAGCACAAATGCAGTTGAAAAAAACATCTCAAGAGCTATTTTAAAAATCAAAGATGAAATGAAGAAAGATTACTAA
- the hisB gene encoding imidazoleglycerol-phosphate dehydratase HisB has protein sequence MVEINRKTKETDIKCKLNLDGCGKININTGVGFFDHMLEALSKHSGIDIDLTCSGDLHIDAHHTVEDCGIVLGQALKKAIFPISAVERYGNATVVMDEAATTCALDLSNRPFLVYEVNVSGKVGDFDVELVEEFFHAVAGNAGLTVHIIQDRGRNKHHILEASFKAFAVALRRALVKNEKLGIPSTKGVL, from the coding sequence ATGGTAGAAATAAATAGAAAAACAAAAGAAACAGATATAAAATGTAAACTTAATTTAGATGGTTGTGGAAAAATCAACATTAATACTGGTGTTGGTTTTTTTGATCATATGCTAGAAGCTTTATCTAAACATAGTGGGATCGATATTGATTTAACTTGTAGTGGTGATTTACATATTGACGCACATCATACAGTTGAAGACTGTGGAATAGTTTTAGGACAAGCTTTAAAAAAAGCAATATTTCCAATTTCTGCAGTTGAAAGATATGGAAATGCAACAGTTGTTATGGATGAAGCAGCAACGACATGTGCATTAGATTTATCAAATAGACCTTTTTTAGTTTACGAAGTAAATGTAAGTGGTAAAGTTGGTGATTTCGATGTAGAGCTCGTTGAAGAGTTTTTTCATGCAGTTGCAGGAAATGCTGGTTTAACAGTTCATATTATTCAAGATAGAGGAAGAAATAAACATCATATTTTAGAAGCCAGCTTTAAAGCTTTTGCTGTTGCTCTTAGACGAGCTTTAGTAAAAAATGAAAAATTAGGAATTCCTAGTACAAAAGGTGTTTTATGA
- a CDS encoding KdsC family phosphatase, translating into MIELIVLDVDGTLTDGKITYSTSGEELKSFSVADGLAIASWTKDLGKKAAIITGRNSSITERRAKELHITHIYQGIENKQAVLENILKEENLSWNQVAAIGDDLNDYKMLKKVGLSFTPANGSHYIKSFVNVVCQNKGGDGAVREMIEYILKEDNLEEEFLSLWQ; encoded by the coding sequence ATGATTGAATTGATTGTTTTAGATGTTGATGGAACATTAACAGATGGTAAAATTACATATTCAACAAGTGGTGAAGAACTAAAATCTTTTAGTGTTGCAGATGGTTTAGCAATAGCTTCTTGGACAAAAGATTTAGGTAAAAAAGCTGCAATAATTACTGGAAGAAATTCATCTATTACAGAAAGAAGAGCAAAAGAACTTCATATTACGCATATTTACCAAGGTATTGAAAATAAACAAGCAGTTTTAGAAAATATTTTAAAAGAAGAAAATCTATCTTGGAATCAAGTTGCAGCTATTGGTGATGATTTAAACGATTATAAAATGTTAAAAAAAGTGGGACTTTCTTTTACTCCAGCAAATGGAAGTCACTATATAAAAAGTTTTGTAAATGTTGTTTGTCAAAATAAAGGTGGTGATGGAGCTGTTAGAGAGATGATTGAATATATTTTAAAAGAAGATAATTTAGAAGAGGAATTTTTAAGTTTATGGCAATAA
- the lptC gene encoding LPS export ABC transporter periplasmic protein LptC, with amino-acid sequence MAIKSFIIALLVVASIVYFIPATSLNKNQDTKDIPLLIFDNPIMYTLNENSVNRVVIASNAVRYENRDEMFNADITLKNQDPTQDFNSERLNADKIVKRGGIYTLTDNVKYKRDDFIKINTNHLIYDDINKIAKNDKPFESVYNSHFYKGINLYLDLNNSNIKSKDAHFEIDLNKTKKEK; translated from the coding sequence ATGGCAATAAAATCTTTTATAATAGCTCTTTTAGTTGTAGCATCTATTGTATATTTCATTCCTGCAACTAGTTTAAATAAAAATCAAGATACAAAAGATATCCCTTTACTTATATTTGATAATCCAATTATGTATACATTAAATGAAAATAGTGTAAATAGAGTTGTAATTGCTTCAAATGCTGTAAGATACGAAAATAGAGATGAAATGTTTAATGCAGACATAACATTAAAAAATCAAGACCCAACACAAGATTTTAATAGTGAAAGATTAAATGCTGATAAAATAGTTAAAAGAGGTGGAATTTATACTTTAACTGATAATGTAAAATATAAAAGGGATGATTTTATAAAAATAAATACAAACCACTTAATATATGATGACATAAATAAAATTGCAAAAAATGATAAACCTTTTGAAAGTGTATATAATTCACATTTTTATAAAGGAATAAATTTATATTTAGATTTGAATAATAGTAATATAAAATCTAAAGATGCACATTTTGAAATTGATTTAAATAAAACTAAAAAGGAAAAATAG
- the yihA gene encoding ribosome biogenesis GTP-binding protein YihA/YsxC has translation MTIVDAKFLQSAQSVNDSPAPNVAEVAFLGRSNVGKSSILNSLTSRNGLAKSSSTPGKTQLINYFEIKFKTKNEETPYLFARFVDLPGFGYAKVAKSLKAEWNKNLTGYLQLRPNLQIFVHLIDSRHPELEIDKNVDEFLKEIKRGDQIIVNAFTKIDKLNSSELSKLKRDYPDGIFLSNLKKRGIIDLQDKITGYLFGN, from the coding sequence ATGACTATTGTTGATGCAAAATTCTTGCAATCAGCACAAAGTGTAAATGATTCTCCTGCACCAAATGTTGCTGAAGTTGCCTTTTTAGGACGTTCAAATGTAGGTAAATCTTCAATATTAAATAGTTTGACTTCTAGAAATGGTTTAGCAAAATCATCTTCAACTCCAGGAAAAACTCAGCTTATAAACTATTTTGAAATTAAGTTTAAAACAAAAAATGAAGAGACGCCATATTTATTTGCTAGATTTGTAGATTTACCAGGTTTTGGTTATGCAAAAGTAGCAAAAAGTTTAAAAGCAGAATGGAATAAGAATTTAACAGGATATTTACAATTAAGACCAAATTTACAAATTTTTGTTCATCTAATAGATTCAAGACATCCAGAACTTGAAATTGATAAAAATGTTGATGAATTTTTAAAAGAGATAAAAAGAGGTGATCAAATTATTGTAAATGCTTTTACAAAGATTGATAAACTAAATAGTAGTGAGTTATCAAAGCTAAAACGAGATTACCCTGATGGAATTTTTTTATCAAATCTTAAAAAAAGAGGTATAATTGACCTTCAAGATAAAATAACAGGATATTTATTTGGAAATTAG